The following coding sequences are from one Roseburia hominis A2-183 window:
- the tnpA gene encoding IS200/IS605 family transposase translates to MANKSNDLAHTKWMCKYHIVFTPKYRRKIIYNQLKEDIRDILKQLCAYKGVEIIEGHLMPDHIHMLVSIPPKMSVSSFMGYLKGKSSLMIFDRHANLKYKFGNRHFWSEGYYVSTVGLNEATIKKYIQDQEKYDIMQDKLSVKEYEDPFKG, encoded by the coding sequence ATGGCGAATAAGTCTAATGATCTCGCCCATACAAAATGGATGTGTAAATACCATATTGTATTTACTCCTAAGTATAGACGAAAAATTATTTATAATCAATTAAAAGAGGATATACGTGATATTCTGAAACAGTTATGTGCATATAAGGGCGTGGAGATTATTGAAGGGCATCTCATGCCTGACCATATTCATATGCTAGTAAGTATTCCGCCAAAGATGAGTGTGTCGAGTTTTATGGGATATTTAAAGGGAAAGTCATCGCTTATGATTTTTGACAGACATGCAAATCTCAAATATAAATTTGGAAACAGACATTTTTGGTCAGAGGGATATTATGTCAGCACCGTAGGATTAAATGAAGCGACAATAAAAAAATACATTCAAGATCAAGAAAAGTACGATATCATGCAAGATAAATTAAGTGTGAAGGAGTACGAAGACCCTTTTAAGGGTTAA